GACGAAGGACGAAGCCTTTATCAGGCGCGAGGCAAGGCTCCAGAAAGAAGCGGGGGCCCATATGTTGGATGTAAACTGCGCTTTCAATACAAAAAATGAACCTAAGGATATGGAATGGCTCGTTGGCCTCGTTCAAGATGAGACGGGTTTGCCGCTTTCCATCGACAGCCCCAATCCTGACGCGATAGAAGCAGGGCTTCGCAAACACAAAGGAAAGGCGCTCGTCAACTCTATTACGCTTGAGAAAGATAGGGCCGACGCTATTCTTCCACTCGTGAAGAAGTATAAGGCATCGGTTATAGTACTTGCAATGGACGGGAAGGCTATGCCGCATACAGCCGGCGGCCGGCTTGATATGGCAAAAAATGCCGTGTCTCTTCTGGCGACTCATGGCATAGAAAAGGACGATTTATATATCGATCCCTTAGTCCGGCCTATAAGCAGCGAGCCGGATCAGGCGCTTGAAGTCATAAAGAGCGTGGGATTAATAAAGTCCGCTACGGGCGCTAAATTGACTTGCGGGTTAAGCAATGTTTCTTTCGGCTTACCCGATAGAGGCATGCTAAACGCGGCATTCTTGGCAATGATGCTTTTCGCGGGGCTTGACGCCGCTATACTAGATCCTCTCAATAAAAAGATAAATGCGATTTTACGGGCCTCGTCCGCGCTTTTGGGCGAAGATGAGTTTTGCGTGGAATACATAAAAAGCCACAGGGGAGGGAAATTATCATTTTAATATGCGTATACTAAAAAAACCGAAACGTATATTTATAGCCGCGACGCGCCAAAATGACGGCAAAACCACACTTTCGCTGGGGCTTATAGCGGCATTTAAAAAGCGTTATGACAATGTGGGTTTCATAAAGCCGGTAGGCCAGCGCTACGTTGTGGAAGACGGGCTCAAGGTGGACGAGGATTCCCTTCTTATAGAAATCCTATGCGGCCTGAAAGGCCGGCTTAAGGATATGAGCCCCATCGCCGTGGAAAGAGGGTTTACAGAAAAATATATAATGCGCGCCAGGCATATTGTGCTGATACATAAAATAAAAAAGGCATTCGCCAATATCGCGAAATCTAAAGATATAGTCATAATAGAGGGTACCGGGCACGCGGGTGTAGGCTCGTGCTTTGACATGTCCAATGCCTATGTGGCGAAATTGCTAGGCTCAAAAGTAGTCCTGATATCTTCGGGCGGTATCGGAAGGCCGATAGACGAAATCCTGCTTAACGCCGCCCTTTTTGAAAAGCACGGCGTAAAGATAGCGGGCGTGATCATCAATAAGGTCTTAAGAGAAAAATATCACAAAGTGAATGAACTCGTAAGAAAGGGGCTTAAGCGGAAGGGCATTGACGTATTGGGCGTGATGCCATACCAGAAGTTTCTTTCCTCTCCTACTGTCGGAGAGATATCGGATGAACTTGGTATAACATTTATGCACGGTAGAGAAAATGCGCACAATGTGGTAAATAAGATCCTTGTAGGCGCCATGGAACCGCACGAGGCATGGAATTATATAGAAGACGGCAGTCTTATAATAACCCCGGGTGATCGGGAGGATATGATACTGATGGCTATGAGCTCCTATCTTTTGCA
Above is a genomic segment from Candidatus Omnitrophota bacterium containing:
- a CDS encoding dihydropteroate synthase → MFIKIGERINSSRETIARALSTKDEAFIRREARLQKEAGAHMLDVNCAFNTKNEPKDMEWLVGLVQDETGLPLSIDSPNPDAIEAGLRKHKGKALVNSITLEKDRADAILPLVKKYKASVIVLAMDGKAMPHTAGGRLDMAKNAVSLLATHGIEKDDLYIDPLVRPISSEPDQALEVIKSVGLIKSATGAKLTCGLSNVSFGLPDRGMLNAAFLAMMLFAGLDAAILDPLNKKINAILRASSALLGEDEFCVEYIKSHRGGKLSF
- a CDS encoding AAA family ATPase, producing the protein MRILKKPKRIFIAATRQNDGKTTLSLGLIAAFKKRYDNVGFIKPVGQRYVVEDGLKVDEDSLLIEILCGLKGRLKDMSPIAVERGFTEKYIMRARHIVLIHKIKKAFANIAKSKDIVIIEGTGHAGVGSCFDMSNAYVAKLLGSKVVLISSGGIGRPIDEILLNAALFEKHGVKIAGVIINKVLREKYHKVNELVRKGLKRKGIDVLGVMPYQKFLSSPTVGEISDELGITFMHGRENAHNVVNKILVGAMEPHEAWNYIEDGSLIITPGDREDMILMAMSSYLLQSKTAYSKIAGIVLTGGITPHHSIRNLIARSGIPVLMSKNDTYKVTSEIHDLTVKIKPDDTDKAKMAIKLVEDYIDIDFLIKKIL